One part of the Salinimonas iocasae genome encodes these proteins:
- the gyrA gene encoding DNA topoisomerase (ATP-hydrolyzing) subunit A, with protein MSDNAKEILPVNIEEELKTSYLDYAMSVIVGRALPDVRDGLKPVHRRVLFAMNELKNDFNKPYKKSARVVGDVIGKYHPHGDSAVYDTIVRMAQSFSLRYMLVDGQGNFGSVDGDSAAAMRYTEVRMAKIAHELLADLDKETVDFVPNYDGTEHIPEVLPTKVPNLLVNGSSGIAVGMATNIPPHNLTEVINGCIALIEDPNISIDDLMQHIPGPDFPTAAQISGRKGIEDAYRTGRGKIYLRAKAEIETEDNGKETIVVNEIPYQVNKARLIEKIAELVKEKRIEGISALRDESDKDGMRIVIEVKRNESAEVLLNHLYANTQLQTVFGINMVALDNNQPKVFNLKDVLECFVLHRREVVTRRTVFELRKARDRAHILEGLAIALANIDPVIELIKASPSPAEAKQSLVAQGWKLGDVAEMLDRAGDDAARPDWLAPEFGIRDGKYFLTEQQAQAILDLRLHKLTGLEHEKILGEYKELLEQIAELLYILRSPERLMEVIREELEKVRDEFGDERRTEITAASHDIDIEDLIEQEDVVVTLSREGYVKYQKLSDYEAQRRGGKGKSATKMKDEDFIERLLVANTHDHILCFSTRGRLYWLKVYQLPFASRNARGRPIVNILPLEADERITAILPIKEFEEGKYVLMATANGTVKKTDLSLYSRPRSSGIIAVNLNEGDELIGVAITHGDDDIMLFSDEGKVVRFNEKLRDSETGEVKRDPETGDELLALRPMGRTATGVRGIRLQEGQRVVSLIVPRGDGAVLTATENGFGKRTPLADYPAKSRATQGVVSIKVSERNGKVVGAVQVDDSDEIMLISNQGTLVRTRVGEVSVVGRNTQGVRLIRTAQDEFVVGLQRIEEVEDKVVLDENGEVVAVETAEDAPLTGNDEKPAEE; from the coding sequence ATGTCTGATAACGCTAAAGAAATTCTCCCCGTCAATATAGAGGAGGAATTAAAAACCTCCTATCTCGACTATGCGATGAGCGTTATTGTTGGCCGTGCACTTCCGGATGTGCGTGACGGTCTGAAGCCGGTTCATCGTCGCGTACTGTTTGCGATGAACGAGCTCAAAAACGATTTCAACAAACCATATAAAAAGTCAGCCCGTGTGGTTGGTGATGTTATTGGTAAATACCATCCCCATGGCGACTCGGCGGTATACGACACGATCGTTCGTATGGCGCAATCATTTTCGCTACGTTACATGTTGGTAGACGGGCAGGGTAACTTCGGCTCAGTCGATGGTGACTCCGCCGCTGCAATGCGTTACACCGAAGTACGTATGGCGAAAATCGCCCACGAGCTGCTGGCCGATTTAGATAAAGAAACCGTCGATTTTGTGCCGAACTATGACGGTACCGAACATATTCCTGAAGTGTTACCAACTAAAGTACCTAACCTGCTGGTTAACGGTTCTTCCGGTATCGCTGTTGGGATGGCTACGAATATTCCGCCGCATAATCTGACAGAGGTTATTAACGGCTGTATTGCATTGATTGAAGATCCGAACATTTCCATCGACGATTTGATGCAGCATATACCAGGACCTGATTTCCCTACTGCCGCGCAAATCAGTGGTCGCAAAGGTATCGAAGATGCGTACCGTACCGGTCGCGGTAAGATTTATCTGCGCGCCAAAGCTGAAATCGAAACAGAAGACAACGGTAAAGAAACTATCGTTGTTAACGAAATTCCGTATCAGGTAAACAAGGCCCGGTTGATTGAAAAAATCGCTGAACTGGTAAAAGAAAAGCGCATTGAAGGTATTTCGGCCCTGCGGGATGAGTCTGATAAAGACGGCATGCGCATCGTTATTGAAGTTAAGCGTAACGAGTCTGCCGAAGTTCTGCTAAACCACTTATATGCCAATACCCAGTTACAAACGGTATTTGGTATTAATATGGTGGCGCTGGATAACAACCAGCCCAAAGTATTCAACTTAAAAGATGTTCTTGAATGCTTTGTATTACACCGCCGTGAAGTTGTTACCCGCCGTACCGTTTTCGAACTGCGTAAAGCCCGTGACCGTGCACATATACTTGAAGGACTGGCTATTGCTCTGGCCAACATCGATCCGGTTATTGAGCTGATTAAAGCCTCACCAAGTCCTGCAGAAGCCAAACAGTCGTTGGTTGCGCAAGGCTGGAAGCTGGGTGATGTTGCCGAAATGCTTGATCGTGCTGGCGATGATGCTGCGCGCCCTGACTGGTTGGCGCCGGAATTTGGTATACGTGACGGCAAGTACTTCCTGACCGAGCAGCAGGCACAAGCCATCCTTGACCTGCGCTTACATAAGCTGACCGGTCTTGAGCACGAAAAAATTCTGGGCGAATACAAAGAGCTGTTAGAGCAAATTGCAGAGCTGCTTTACATCCTTCGTTCTCCTGAACGTCTGATGGAAGTTATTCGCGAAGAGCTGGAGAAAGTACGTGACGAGTTCGGCGACGAGCGTCGTACTGAAATTACCGCTGCCAGTCACGATATTGATATTGAAGATCTGATCGAGCAAGAAGATGTTGTAGTGACATTGTCTCGCGAAGGCTATGTCAAATATCAGAAACTGTCTGACTATGAAGCTCAGCGCCGTGGCGGTAAGGGTAAGTCGGCTACGAAGATGAAAGATGAAGATTTCATCGAACGCTTACTGGTAGCAAATACCCATGACCATATTCTGTGTTTCTCAACACGGGGTCGTTTATATTGGCTGAAGGTGTATCAGCTGCCGTTCGCCAGCCGTAATGCGCGCGGCCGTCCTATTGTAAATATTCTGCCTCTTGAGGCCGATGAGCGTATTACCGCCATCTTGCCTATTAAAGAGTTTGAAGAAGGCAAATATGTACTGATGGCAACTGCCAACGGTACTGTGAAAAAGACTGACCTGAGCCTTTATTCACGTCCTCGTTCAAGCGGCATTATCGCCGTTAATCTGAACGAAGGTGATGAGTTGATTGGTGTTGCTATCACACATGGCGACGACGATATCATGCTGTTCAGTGATGAAGGTAAAGTGGTTCGCTTTAATGAGAAACTTCGCGACTCCGAAACGGGTGAAGTTAAGCGCGATCCTGAAACCGGTGATGAATTACTGGCGCTGCGTCCAATGGGAAGAACAGCAACCGGCGTTCGGGGAATCCGACTTCAGGAAGGTCAGCGTGTGGTCTCACTGATCGTCCCCCGCGGCGACGGCGCGGTACTGACTGCCACTGAAAATGGTTTCGGTAAGCGTACACCATTGGCAGATTACCCGGCTAAGAGCCGTGCGACGCAGGGTGTGGTATCAATTAAAGTTTCCGAGCGAAACGGTAAAGTTGTTGGTGCTGTTCAGGTTGATGACTCTGATGAGATTATGCTTATCAGTAACCAGGGAACGCTGGTTCGAACCCGTGTTGGCGAAGTATCAGTAGTGGGTCGTAACACCCAGGGTGTAAGACTGATACGTACTGCGCAAGACGAGTTTGTTGTTGGTCTGCAACGTATTGAAGAAGTTGAAGATAAAGTCGTGCTGGATGAAAATGGCGAGGTCGTTGCGGTAGAAACGGCTGAAGATGCGCCGTTGACAGGGAACGATGAGAAGCCAGCAGAGGAATAG